One genomic region from Clarias gariepinus isolate MV-2021 ecotype Netherlands chromosome 22, CGAR_prim_01v2, whole genome shotgun sequence encodes:
- the tuba1c gene encoding tubulin alpha-1C chain — MRECISIHVGQAGVQIGNACWELYCLEHGIQPDGQMPSDKTIGGGDDSFNTFFSETGAGKHVPRAVFVDLEPTVIDEVRTGTYRQLFHPEQLITGKEDAANNYARGHYTIGKEIIDLVLDRIRKLADQCTGLQGFLVFHSFGGGTGSGFTSLLMERLSVDYGKKSKLEFSIYPAPQVSTAVVEPYNSILTTHTTLEHSDCAFMVDNEAIYDICRRNLDIERPTYTNLNRLISQIVSSITASLRFDGALNVDLTEFQTNLVPYPRIHFPLATYAPVISAEKAYHEQLSVSEITNACFEPANQMVKCDPRHGKYMACCLLYRGDVVPKDVNAAIATIKTKRTIQFVDWCPTGFKVGINYQPPTVVPGGDLAKVQRAVCMLSNTTAIAEAWARLDHKFDLMYAKRAFVHWYVGEGMEEGEFSEAREDMAALEKDYEEVGVDSIEGEGEEEGEEY, encoded by the exons ATg cgtGAGTGCATCTCTATCCACGTTGGTCAGGCTGGTGTCCAGATTGGCAATGCCTGCTGGGAACTCTACTGCCTTGAACATGGCATCCAGCCGGACGGACAGATGCCCAGTGACAAAACCATTGGAGGCGGAGACGATTCCTTCAACACCTTCTTCAGTGAGACTGGAGCTGGAAAGCACGTCCCCAGGGCTGTGTTTGTGGATCTGGAGCCCACTGTCATAG ATGAGGTCCGCACTGGAACATACCGCCAGCTGTTCCACCCTGAGCAGCTCATTACAGGAAAGGAGGACGCTGCCAACAACTATGCTCGCGGTCACTACACCATTGGCAAGGAAATTATTGATCTGGTGTTGGACAGGATCCGCAAACTG gcTGACCAGTGCACAGGTCTCCAGGGTTTCCTGGTCTTCCACAGCTTCGGTGGTGGAACCGGTTCCGGTTTCACCTCCCTGCTGATGGAACGCCTGTCTGTGGACTATGGTAAGAAGTCCAAGCTGGAGTTCTCCATCTACCCAGCTCCCCAAGTGTCTACTGCTGTGGTGGAGCCCTACAACTCCATCCTGACCACCCACACTACCCTAGAGCACTCCGACTGTGCCTTCATGGTAGACAATGAAGCCATCTATGACATTTGCCGCAGGAACCTCGATATCGAGCGTCCTACGTACACTAACCTAAACAGGCTGATTAGTCAGATTGTATCCTCCATCACTGCCTCCCTCCGTTTCGATGGTGCCCTCAATGTCGATCTTACTGAATTCCAGACCAACTTGGTGCCCTACCCTCGTATTCATTTCCCACTGGCCACCTATGCTCCCGTGATTTCAGCAGAAAAGGCTTACCATGAGCAGCTCTCCGTATCTGAAATCACAAACGCCTGCTTTGAGCCAGCTAATCAGATGGTGAAATGTGACCCACGTCATGGCAAGTACATGGCCTGCTGCCTGCTGTACCGTGGTGATGTGGTGCCTAAAGATGTGAATGCTGCTATCGCCACCATCAAGACCAAGCGCACCATCCAGTTTGTGGACTGGTGTCCCACTGGGTTCAAGGTGGGCATCAACTACCAGCCTCCCACCGTGGTTCCAGGTGGAGACCTGGCCAAGGTGCAGAGGGCTGTGTGCATGTTGAGCAACACCACAGCCATTGCGGAGGCCTGGGCTCGTCTCGATCACAAGTTTGATCTGATGTACGCCAAGCGCGCCTTTGTGCACTGGTATGTTGGTGAGGGTATGGAGGAGGGTGAGTTCTCTGAGGCCAGAGAGGACATGGCTGCCCTGGAGAAGGATTATGAAGAGGTTGGTGTTGACTCTATTGAAGGtgagggagaggaagagggagaggagTATTAA